From one Triticum aestivum cultivar Chinese Spring chromosome 4B, IWGSC CS RefSeq v2.1, whole genome shotgun sequence genomic stretch:
- the LOC123093409 gene encoding ethylene-responsive transcription factor 1 encodes MCGGAILAELIPPSAAGRAPKQVAAGQASSKKGGMSKRHHSSIPDVDDFEAAFEDFDDDFDLQAEEDGGDHVVFASKPAFYPAYGGGRRAVQAASMKKRVLHGIRQRPWGKWAAEIRDPHKGTRVWLGTFDTADDAARAYDVAARRLRGSKAKVNFPDAARAGARPRRASRRTAQKPPCPPAGTTAYSATAASRAQPEQDTMMAKPERMEFSDVDTFVDLTAAVAALPPVTASSFADKMPRVDEDSSEGSGGGAMLGFADELGFEPFMMFQYESMDSLFAGHAVIQDARGVDGGMDGVSLWSFDEFPMDSAIF; translated from the exons ATGTGCGGCGGCGCCATCCTAGCGGAGCTGATCCCGCCGTCGGCGGCGGGCCGTGCGCCGAAGCAGGTGGCCGCGGGCCAGGCCTCGTCCAAGAAAGGCGGCATGAGCAAGAGGCACCACAGCAGCATCCCCGACGTCGACGACTTCGAGGCCGCCTTCGAGGACTTCGATGACGACTTCgacctgcaggcggaggaggacggcggcgaccaTGTCGTTTTCGCATCCAAGCCTGCGTTCTATCCGG CATACGGTGGTGGCCGCCGCGCGGTGCAGGCGGCAAGCATGAAGAAGCGCGTCCTCCACGGCATCCGGCAGCGGCCGTGGGGCAAGTGGGCGGCGGAGATCCGCGACCCGCACAAGGGCACCCGCGTCTGGCTCGGCACGTTCGACACGGCCGATGACGCCGCCCGGGCCTACGAcgtcgccgcccgacgcctccGCGGCAGCAAGGCCAAGGTCAACTTCCCCGACGCGGCCAGGGCCGGggcgcgcccgcgccgcgccagCCGTAGAACCGCGCAGAAACCGCCATGCCCCCCTGCGGGGACGACGGCGTACTCTGCCACCGCAGCATCACGCGCACAGCCGGAGCAGGACACTATGATGGCCAAGCCCGAGCGGATGGAGTTTTCGGACGTGGACACGTTCGTTGACctgaccgccgccgtcgccgcgctaCCGCCTGTCACGGCGAGCTCCTTCGCCGACAAGATGCCGAGGGTCGACGAGGACTCGtcggaggggagcggcggcggcgccatgCTGGGGTTCGCCGACGAGCTTGGGTTCGAACCGTTCATGATGTTCCAGTACGAATCCATGGACAGCCTCTTCGCCGGACACGCCGTCATCCAGGATGCCCGCGGTGTGGACGGCGGCATGGACGGCGTTAGCCTCTGGAGCTTCGACGAGTTCCCCATGGACAGCGCCATTTTCTGA